ACTGAGGGTATGGAGCGAGTCTGGGTCTAGAGTATTTTTGCATTCACTGGACCCCATTTCTTGAAAGTCCCAAGGCTTTGGAAATGGGCTAGATCTTAACCAACACCCAGGAGAACCTCAAGCTCCCCTTGGCTGAGGTCGCCTGCTCGCAGCGCTTTCAGGAGAATCGAAGGTCTGAGTTGGGTTTTGCCTGAAAGCGTTGCCTGCCTCACTTATCCCCATGGTACAAGTGGGTTGGCTCACAGTCACCTCTTCCATAGACAGCCCACAGAATGAGTTGACTGCCTGGCCCAGGTTGGTAGAGGGCGTCATCTTCTTCACAAGATCCAGAGCCTCGGAAATCACCtagaacagcagcaaaaatacTCACTGGAAAATTCAGCCCATTTGTAGAATGACTAAAGCGAGGCAGCAGTGTGAGGGCGCATGGGGCATGTTCTCAGGATGCTCTCCTGACACATCTGTGTTTGGTAGCTGTATGTCTCCATGACATGCACCGGGAGATCAAGCAGAATTACACCTGGTTACTGACCAAAGGGGAAAACAATTGAAATGTCTCTGGgaagctgcttctctggccttttGCACAGACTAGGGCAGCCCTTGAGCTCCTCAGCACCAGACTCCTAGCTGGGGCTTGCAGCAGCAGGGAATAATTGGGATGCAGAACCATcctggccacacctcttcccAGCCCCTCTCACTGCTAGCCTCGAAATGCCTCCAGAAGACCCCCCTACTCCCTGCACGAAGGGTCTGGTGGAGGCTTCCTGGGCCAGGAGTAGGGTAACTAGTTAAACTGATCCTCCAGCTACCAAGCTGAATTACTTTCCCTTGTAGCTTGTACAGCAAAGATGTGGCTGCAGCCGCTAGACACAGACCAGCACCCAGGAGAGAGCCTGGTCTCATCTAGCAGCTTTCACGCTCAAACTTTCCAAGAGCTCTTTGCAGACAGGAGAGTGAGGTACCAGTGGTACAATATCTGCAGCAGTCATATGTTCACCCCTGGCTCCCACATGACTCTGGACACTAGAATCTGTGGTTCAGAGAGGGGATGTTGGACAGAACATTAAAGTAATTCCCTACATTATGTTTAGAAAGTGCCAGGGGATCTGTAGCTTCCACCTGAACAATAAGCAGATATAAGAAAGGACAGCGCCTCCAGAAACATGGCACCCTGGTACTTCACTGCAGGCTCAGACAGCCTAAGCCTCTGTTCCATCATAGCACTTGAAGCCAAAGCCTTCTAGCCTAGAGGTCTAATGAGTAACCCAGGCTGACACCCGGTTCATTAAAGCCATGCCCGCGTAGACACTTGGGAGTTGTCACTAACCAGAAAGCTATCACTATTTGGAACCTCAAAGAAGCAATACACGTCAGATTCTCTTGGCTTGACAGGAGACCCCTACCActctagcttaaaaaaaaaaatttggttgcTATTATTAGTGTAGGGCCCATGACACACCGTAGAACAGGTCTCATtcccatccagtagagggcagtgctGCAATACTACCCAGCGCAATTCCAATTCCACCCAGCAGAGGACAGAGCACTAACACATACTCATCAATCTTACAATGTTCATTAGCTGTTGAGCTGGGTATATCTCTTAAGAACTCCATGCATAAAGCACACCTTAATGTAATGGAGAACTTACCTGAAATCTAGTTATGTTGGGCTGGGAAACTCCGTTTGGGGAACACTGTGAGAAGCCGCCGAACAAACTTCCCATGAGTTTCCTGCAGGCAGAAGAGTTGCTGGAGCCAGTTACATGAAAAACATCTTCAGAGGTAGGTGTCCTTAAAGAGACGTTACTTCCAGTGCAGGGCCCGTCATGCACAGAACCGAACCGAACCACCCGGGAATAGGGGAGAGGCCAGCAGGGATTAGACACATCTCTCACATAGCCATGGTCCTAGAGGGAGTGGATAAATCAGGAGCACAGAGTGCGAAAGGCAGTGCTGGAGTCTGAACAGGACTTTtcaaataaagacaaaatataaTGAAACTAAGGAGAGTTTGGTTTCAACATACCAGGGTTATAAcagaaaaggcagattttaaaagCTTTGCATAAACCAACCCCCTGCCATTCAGATTCTCATCCAAACTATCTAACTCTCTGGAAAGTTGGGGCTTAAAGCTGCATGGTACTGGAcgttttcagtgggagctgcaagtgtTTAGCACCTTACAGAATTGGGACTTGTGGTGGGAATTTAGAGAACATGCCCCTTGTAAGTTTCCTGGTACTTCTTGTCGGACCAGAAATACTGCTCCTCTGaccttccccttcccagcccaAAGCAGACATGCAGGGAAGCTAAAGGATTTTCACAGATCAGACTTATCAAAATTTCAAGAATAGGCCATCTGAGTTTGGGATGAATGTTCCGTCTACCAGTCCAGTCCAGCCCTAAAGATAAGAGATCACGGCATCCAAACTCTTCTCATCCCTCTGAGACTGGGGAAACACCGCTAGGAATTTGGTTAATCACTCTGCTGTAGCTCTCGTCACATTGATTCTCTAGCATGAATCAAAAGGAAGAACAGTCCATTGGTTAGACCACTAGCCAGAGCTGTGGGAGATGAGTTCAGTTGTCGCTCTGCCACAAACATCTGGGCATTTCACTTAGTCTCCTAGTGCCTCAGTcccctatctgtacaatggggagaaTGGCACTGCCTTCTCTCACAGCggtgttttgaggataaatacattaaagattgtgaggcgctGCTCAGATGCTCTGGTAATGGGTAGTACCACATCTAGGACTAGCATTTTGGGCTGGAAGCTTCATTTCCTGATGAGCCCTTGAATGGCTATATACAAGAACCctcaggagaacacttcaacctccctggacacataatagcagatttaaaggtagcaatcctgcagcaaaaaaacttcaggaccagacatcaaagagaaactgctgagcttcagttcatctgcaaatttgacaccatcagctcaggattaaacaaagactgtgaatggctagccaactacaaaaccagattctcctcccttggtgttaacacctcagctgctagaaaagggtatcatcctccctgattgaactaacctcgttatctctagactgattctggcctgcatatttatacctgcctctggaaatttccaccacatgcatctgacaaagtgagtattcacccacgaaaactcacgctccaatacgactgttagtctataaggtgccacaggactctttgctgcttttacagacccagactaacaagGTGATCCCTCTGATTCAAGAGCTAGTGTTTATGATCCCCATGACTCTACCATAACACAAGTGGGGCAGAGGGGTCTAAAGCAAGGGTAGTTCCTCATAGAGAGATGCAACAGAACGGCTTTTAACCTCTATGTGTGTTACGCACACATACGGTACACAGTGTCCACTTGGCCATGCATGCAGTACACCTATTGCTCTGCAGCCAGGAAGTAGATgtagacttggcagaattcaatttttatatataaatttgaTGGAGAAtcctgatgtttatttttaagcatttttttcctatttttattgatttcaattttcagttgcaggaaattgTGCGGgggcagacaattatttaatggcagtagatgttgagattcaaaaaagttaaagctttatagctgtttaaaatacaaactgccaacatcacatcaaaatatacaaagtaaatatccttaaatcaaaccctCATAAGTTCTTAAGGAGCGTTTTTCTTACTTTCCCTATCCGTACATTTCAACaatcattgatggaaatattttttcgtcGGTTTGTGTGGGTGCGGAGAAATCAACATTTAACAATGAAAATCTAACCCAAGCCTAAATATATGCCTGTGTTCATGCCACAGACACACATTCTTTGCACACTAGTATAAACAGTGCTTGTGATGCAGGCTCTATGCTTGTGTACTTGTAGGCAAGCTCCTGCATGAGAGAGGGTATCTGATGTTACCCAACTAAATATGTGCATTGACTATAAAACTTAAGGCATTTAACATTATAGGTTTGAAGCAGCCATGAAGCACATGAGCACGCCGCACTCACCTGTATGGTTTTCAACAGCAGCCTCTTGCGGAGCTGGTCTGTGCCATAGCACAGGAAGCGGTGGGTGCAGACCCTATGCTCTTGCCCGTACAGCCACAGCGTCACTTCATTCTTGGGATCTGTGCTCCTTTCTTTGATCTTGAAAGTGATCTGGGTTGAGGCTTTTCCTATGGTCATGACTCCAACTGTTCCCTTCCTGGAGCGACTCCACCGCCCAATCCAGCCATACTAGATAGAAGGGAACCAGAGAGGTGGATTTTTCATACACCTGACAAGTATCTAAGTTCAGATGCTCCGGAGGAATGAACGGGGAGGAACTGGAAATGCAACACTGCACCTGCCACCATTGGGGGCACCAGCCACTGCCAATCCCGCCCCTGCCACTTCTCCCGTCATCAAATCTCAGCACCAAACTACTGATGTTCTTCCTTGCTgctatttcagtttaaataacaataataacagGCCGTACCCACATTAACACGATACACCATCACCCAGGGAATTTTCCAAAGCCTTATTGCACGTCTAGCAAAATCAACTTTCCCCTGGAAAATGGGCACAACCTTTAACCCCGAGCAGGACATCTAGAAGTCTGATACAACAGTCAACAGTTGGGAACGGACGACATCCATCTACATTGAACTGGCCTCGTTAGCACCGACCccgcacttggtaaggcaactcccctcttttcatgtgctgtgatatatatactgcttactgtatttttcactccatgcatctgatgaagtgggttttagcccatgaaagtttatgcccaaagaaatttgttagtctctaaggtgccacaagtactcctgttcttcttgtggatacagagtaacacggctacccctctaaaaCTCTCCCTGTGATTCACTGAATAATGTACTCATTTAAGAACCGCATTAGTTGCTGAATAGGTGACTCTGGCTACAGCACTTGACTAGCTCCAATCATTTAACAGCAATCATTGCAGACATGAGCACTGAGGACAGCAGAATCTCACCTATGTTTAAAGGGACTGGTCAATAAGCAGTGATTTCTTACACCATTTCTCTCTACAGAGGCATATCGATGGCCACACATGACTCTCCCCCTAGCCTCACTGAAGTTCGAGTACTTCAATTCCATGGGGAGATCTCCCTTGAGGAGCATCTTGTAGTCTCAGTTCTCATACACCACTGCTTCCTGCACAGGAAGATTTGACTGGGGCTGAAGTTAGTGGTAGAAAGGGGCCACGCAAAAAGGCAACGACATGTATAGTCAAAATAGGAGCTGCTGTTCTGAATGGCACTACAAATCTTGTTAATTACTGTGTCTACTTTTGGGTAGTCTCACTGCGTTCTACAGCATGGTATAATAAGACCTTTGTGGAGGAGTCTGTTGTACGGGCATTAGTCTGACATGTAGGACAATCTTAACTGCTTTGAGGTCAGTGTGACCAGACTCCCAGATGTGACTTTTATAAAGTGGCTttccacaaataaaataaaggaagggTTTATGGACTGTAGCCAGCAAGCGCATGGAATAATGAGCCCTTCCCTTGTATGGCACTGCCAGTTTGGGAAGGCAGTGTTCTGTTTAATCTGTACCTCCTTGGAATGGAGAGAAGGAATCTGTAGATTCGGGCTAGAGCGTGTCAGAGTGAGGGTGCATGAAGGCATGAACAATGCTGCCCTCTACTAGCCGAAGTCAGAACTGCTCACAGCCCCAATATTAAAGGAGATCTGAGATGAAATGCTAGGGCCCTGTGATACTGGAGCGAAAGGATATGAATTCTGTTCACTGTCCTTAGCAAGTTCTGAGAGGTACCTGAACAGAACCAAGTGACCCACCAACCTGGAACAACAGTGAGGGAAGTTGGTGGTAGTTACTGTCTGCACTAGAGCTGCAAGACTGAGGGGGttatcttgttttttgttttaaacaacccCTACGTCTTGGGCCAGGTTTACTAAGAATCTCAAACTTCTTTAAAACCTGGACAAAATTTTCCTTGAAGCCTTGGGGAGTTTTGATGCACATTAGTAGAACCCTGTCCTAAGACAGCTGTTCTATTAACCCAATAGTAATGGTTTGACTCCTTCCACACTGGCCAGCCAAATACTATTATCATACAGACTGGCCATAACTAAGTGTTTAAGAAGTGTCTCAAAACTCTGCTGGAAGCCCCATACAGGCAGAAGCCTAATGGTCCTGTCACTATCTCCACTATTTACTCCTTCAGCCCTGTTCTTCTCTCTGCTATGCTGTTGtggcaccagtgaagtcagtggaatcacCTGGTGTGATGGAGTGGAGAATCTACATGTGTCCTAAGCCAACCCTACAGCCTTTACCTTGATGAAGTTCTCCAGAAGATAGTTAACAGTGACCCAGCCAAACACCCCCTCGTTTTGACTGGACAGGATTTCTGCCCCCTGAAAGTCAAAGGGGTACGACTTCAGCGTGGCAGTTATAGCGGCAAGCAGAGTATCTGACATAGTGGGACCGGTGAGGCTGGGTGAAAAGAGAAGAAGCACATTAGTTGTTAAAGGGCCCCCCCAAGAATAATCCTGAGCGACAAGAGCCTCAATGCTTCTGGCTCATTTTGGGCAATAACACCGTGCAAGTTATAATACGACACCAATCAATTGCGCTAATCACCAGCTTGGTCACATGGCTGGAGAGGAGCACACACAGGCTGTGCCCTTGGGAAGCAAAGCATAAGGTCTTAGAGAGGACAcaaggtccagtggttagggcacgaGGCTGGAAATTGGGAGATCAAGATCCAATTCCCTGCCCTaccacagactgcctgtgtggCCATGAGCTAGTCAGTCCATGGAACTTAGActcctaaatacctctgaggagctgtgcctccactcctcctctgtgaaatggaaacagcagcattcccctccctctcagggcCACTGGGAGGATAAATAGGTTAGACTGTGATGCGCTTAGAGAATGGGGGCCACCTAAGTACCTCAGATggtttacctggccagtgtagTCAGGGATGAACAGAGATGGGGAGCATGGGCAGAGTATAACGGAGGCTAGGCGAGGCTAAACCTCCCCAAACCTCATACCATcagggggagaggcagtggcGGATTTGGAGCCCCCAGAAGACTCTCCCCTGCCATGACCCCAAGGTTGGAGGAGCTCTCACTTTTCCCATCTCAGGGCcacagcaggggggtgggggtggggagaaagaggaactAACCAGACAGGGctatgggggaaggggcagaatgggatgggactgtgtgcagggctgcaggcGGAAGGGGTGGAACAGGGGAGGGGCTCTAGGTTTgaagctccagccagggccaggagctccagCGTGGTCCCGGCTCAGGCTGGGAGCTCAACCCTGGCTAGAGCTGAGCTCTcagaccccccctcccctcccatggcTCCAactgagccctcacccctccccctgtcctgTCCAGGACCAAGTGGAGGGAGGGGTCGAGctctcagcctccctcccccactccagccgggCCCAtgagggggctgagagcagcaaGCGGGAGTGGGGCCTTGGCCGGAAGAGCCTCCCGAAGGGGAAGCTTCACCTGGCACCCATGATGGGGAGGCTAGTTTATAAAATGGTTGTTCACACCCAATCCACCATCAACACATGGGTAGCTGAAATCTTGACTCACTTCAGCAGCTTCATGCCAGCAGTTGCTCCCAAATAGATAGGGGTTTGGTCATGCTGTTCTTCAGGGATTTCCTTCATTGCCTGGCCGAGGCATGGCTTTAAGCTGTTCCCAGCTTCCCCCGGGGATCCGGAGTAGTTGGAGATTCCAGGACCTAAGGACCCAAAAGAAACATAAGAAATATTACGATAGGGTGGGGGAGCCATTAGCCACAGCAATACACGCGTCTTTCAAGATGTACACAGTTCTGTGCAGAGTTTAAGATTTGCTACGGCAGATCCATAAGGCGATGAATCACCTGGCCTAGGCTGCAGCCAAACCACAAGCCAGACACGGTCTGGTGACATTCAGGGCTGGTATAAGCACCTCACTGGTGGAACAGCAGCTGAGTCTGCTCAAAATCATTTCAGGGCTTGGAACTCTTCTGCCTGCTAGTGGCAACAGACTCCCCAAACCTTAGTCTGCCCCTGACCTGTTCCTAGTCCTTCTCCATCCTTGCTCCGACCCTGCTCTGGACTCCTGATGCTGGCTCTGACCCTTAATACCAACTGCCATGaatctgaccactaggcatgaccatCCTCCATCATGGTTTCTGCTAAGATCAGACCAGAATCCTGCCTCTAATAATGGCTAATACATGGTGTTTTAGGGGACAGAGATAAAAAATGAATGCATGTAAATATAACACAATGCACGTAATTAAACCAACAGATGCAAGTTTAGGGTATCTACCAAACTACATAAATCAGCATAAAAGACGTACACTAGAGATCTGAGAGTGATAAGTGGGAAATGATGCTGCAAACTGAGCTGAGGCTGTCAGCTTCCTTCTGAAGTCATTTCTTCCTGTTCACAAGAAGGTTTCCATAGAATCATTGTGGCTGCTCTCAGCCACAGCACAGGAAGGCTCTGTCTAGGAGGCCAGAGGAAGTTGTCAGCGCTTGCACAAGGACACTGCTAAAGCAAGATTCATGGGGCtctgaaactggatttttttttcagaatagcCAAGCAATCTGTCCACTTTCCGGATTGTGGTCACTTGCACTAAACTCTCAGgatgcttgttttgttttaagacctCATGCGAAAACGTATCTTCTTCTGCTGAGCTCAATTTATTGTTCAAAACTCAACTCCGTTCAGATATAATTGCAGTTTGTAAAGTACCAATAGCATGCATAGCATTTTATACAACAGCTAGAAGACAAGCTCCTTGCCCAGTGCTTCTTCCTGTTAGGCCTTGTCAATGCTACAAACAGTGTTTCCAACTCTcatgatttatttgggcataagctttcgtgggctataacccacttcatcagatgtatgaagtaaaaaaatacaggagcaggtaaaTGCATGAAAGGATGAGGGGTgttttaccaagtgttaggtcaatctaatgagataaatcaattaacagtaaGATATCAAGGGAGGGAAAATaccttttgaagtggtaagaaagtggcccattacagacagttgacaagaaggtgtgagtaacagtaaggagaaattagtattggggaaattaagtttaggttttgtaataacccaaccactcccagtgtttattcaggcctaatctgatggtatctagtttgcatattaattctagttcttaattaattaattagttcCAGTTCTTGTGTCtgagcttaagtgctttcctgaatcagggtctaTATGAGTTCCCGTCTCTTTCTAGCAGGTTTCAATGGATGGGTGTGTCCCAGAACTCAGGTCCTTcacaacagggctgcccagatgattcagggggcctggggtcttcagcggcagggggcccccgtttcggcggtaattcagcggcagggggtccttctgctccgggacccaccgccgaagtgccctgaagacccgcagcgggggcctcctgccactgaattaccactgaagcgggacccgtcgccgaagtgccgggtcttcagcaataattcagcagtggggggtccttccaccacggagcagaaggaccccccaccaccaaattaccgATGatgacccggagcagaagaagctccaggggcccaggccctacGAgattttccagggcccctggagcgagtgaaggatccccACTTGCCAAATTGCCCTATTTGCCCCCTGCCACCTCAGGGCATCCCTGCTTCACAAATCCAGCATTGTCATTGATAATTCCAAGCAGTCACAGCTCTGTCTTGAACTGCTGTGTA
This genomic window from Chelonoidis abingdonii isolate Lonesome George chromosome 24, CheloAbing_2.0, whole genome shotgun sequence contains:
- the LOC116816182 gene encoding ectonucleoside triphosphate diphosphohydrolase 2-like, with protein sequence MSLMSWRELLPPSLVILAGLIGILLLCVTTKDVQNPPRRKYGIVLDAGPSRTTLFIYQWSASKENNTGVISEHSSCAVQGPGISNYSGSPGEAGNSLKPCLGQAMKEIPEEQHDQTPIYLGATAGMKLLNLTGPTMSDTLLAAITATLKSYPFDFQGAEILSSQNEGVFGWVTVNYLLENFIKYGWIGRWSRSRKGTVGVMTIGKASTQITFKIKERSTDPKNEVTLWLYGQEHRVCTHRFLCYGTDQLRKRLLLKTIQDHGYVRDVSNPCWPLPYSRVVRFGSVHDGPCTGSNVSLRTPTSEDVFHVTGSSNSSACRKLMGSLFGGFSQCSPNGVSQPNITRFQVISEALDLVKKMTPSTNLGQAVNSFCGLSMEELSKRFQMRPDRLADHCSVSMFIYYLSTRGFLFDLDSSGQITFQEKVGNISAGWALGYMLNLTNTIPEDKPSSLKAIEYGIWPLLFILFVLMLTGSFTRIAYRVMAKDNGQDHILEEL